The genome window CCACACCGCTGACCGAAAGAGTTTTAAATCGGAAAATTGTTTCGCTACTCTTCGTGGTATAAAAGCAGCTAAATGCGTTTCCCATTTCTACAAGACATATTTTGAATTTCACATCTtccattaaatcatttcatttacagtGTGAGGCTGATGTCTGTTTCTATTATTCGAACTGAGTTATCAGGTGCTTTTTATTCCTGttgtatttcacaaattcaatgacaagttgcaacttatgcccatattaccaagtaatgagatccaaacaactaaaaaggcataaaaacttactttgcggcattcactacgcttcatacattttatgatcattttttccacagtattgtatatattgtttcatttagcgtgtttagattacgatgcaagtgtaacttaatgagtaacctttttttgactgcaaaacttgatttagtattatattcggtaaatcgtttgaagattattaaaaatttctttctttacttgcgtgtctgaatcatgaaatgatatctgAATATGTCAGCCTGACATAGCCTTCAGTGCTATACTTAGATTTTTAATattaagtacagtcaaacttgcttgagagaccaTAACACTCAATGACTCagataataatcctaccttgcattcatCCATACATGTGTGTGTCACAGCTTAGTGAaaagtcatttcaatgtaatgttaattttcatggtaaatattgaacagtttttcttatttttatatgtgatatatgatatggttcgaataacattatttctaaatttcagattaaatagTCGATCTGAacttattttattagacttacaacattttctgatatcaaagaATATGCATGTATCTTACAATTTTCCGTCTTTGAGAGAAGTTATTCCCGCAATAATTATCAAtagcttgataggtaggactatctgcaggagcggctacatggaaattaaaaaacattaaaacaacatgctcaaaatgatcaattcaagattttttggtcttgcatattatatataagcaacaaacatgaatttttcaattgcttttcataatttaaaatttgggtactatctctataatatgagaccacttgcattaagatatCTGAAATGCGCACACCAACTGAAGTATGatactgaaatacatgtatctcacaAATACCACATAATTATAACGTCGTATCGTGTTTTTACGCTGTTGTCTTATAACATACCTattcgaaaatgaaaattgaagacatatttgtcacaccccatatagctcccttcggatatagcttcCCGGGGAGCTGTATTCGGCacacgttttcgtatatagctccttgggACACAGTCCCGAAAACGGATATAGTTAGACCAAGAATCGCAAACctgtacaagaaaataataactgGCAATTTAAGTTAGAAAcatgggtttaaaattttgtatcttGTCTAGCAAATATGACCTCGAGTCCAAATACATACTTGATCATACTATGACAGGCACTCATCTTCTGTACTATGCGacagaattatcaaatttggaacacatgttaattaggtgtacctgaagattttagttttttttgtagGACTTGACGAAATAAGGTAGTTGCCCCAAAGTCCCAAGACTGTCCAGAAATGTTGACAGGCAAATAGTGGTTTAGTACTAGTTATGACCCTTGCATCAGAATTAAGGcatcatgtttgaaatatttgacacTATCTGGTCTTTAAAAatgcgacataacgaaatgtcctaatAAATAAGCCACGTGGTCCATGTTGCATAAAATCCCAGAGGAGCTATAATTATACGGAACAAAGCTACAAGTGTTCCGTTTATAGCTCCAGTTTAAGCAAGGGAGCTATATACGAAGAATATAGCTCCGCAGGGGCTATATACGAAAAGGTGCCCCGAATACTAGTATAGCTCCCCgaggagctatatccgaagggagctatatcGGATGTGACACATATTACTAAACCTAGATTAGACACTACCGGAAAGCCTGGTAATTCATACAGCTGAGGCAAACTGAAAGACGGAgactaaagataataaaaaaaaactaccgAGGCAAATGAGGCAGAAAAATGACCGAGGCAAGTGCCTCGGTTGCCTCAATAGTCGCTACGGCCATGCTTTATAGCATAGTTTTCGCACAACTTATGCGCCTGTTAGTTTATATTCCAGCTTACACTGTCGCTGTCAGTTGGTTCATGTTCTTGCGAAAGAAGTTTTATGCTATGCATACCTAAATGAAACGTGGCGCTTATCTTACggaatgttgatatattttctaaattgattcatTGTGACATTACAACAGAATGAAGTCTTGCAGTCATGAGGTTTCGTTCTTAACACGCCtttgaacatatcatttctaaaaagtcacgattatagatctacgtacAGCATTTCAAAACTTCGTTATAagatttctctcaaaaatatatggtcacTTAAAAGTTGAGAACTTATATCAGATATACTTATTAATTGTTCGTAAGTATGGAATCTTCccgtttatacatttttaatataaatgtgtgacattttagattttgtttaACTTATTAGTATAACTTTATGAAAACATTTGATCTTTTAGATCTGACATGTGATACGCACTATTTATCCAagtgctgaatttcaaaaatgtaatattattttaagaagattgacaaaatatattatgtactaagtacattaattttgtattacatttctgtattgtatttgtatatgcataaactgtgttgcttctttcaaattttcgtttcacgtcagccatgctaaaaagtttatacatgaacatatatacatttactcaactgaagatgtaagaaccaagcaaacatgaccatatgcctttaaattagcgTTTTAGAGTGACAATAACCGCAAATACGTTGGCTATTTCAAAACTCTTATTTTTCTGTAGATCTATATTaactatattatttattttttccgaaatcggtatcttaaaagtaacaaaaacatgtttgaaatgcagaaaaacgcacgaaatggcaccctcgaaaaaaaaattccaggggAGCATACCCCCGGCCCCCCTATCAAATGCCTCCCTATTTTTTTACATCTGGCTACGGACCTGGAATCATTTCCATATGAAGGGAGTAGGGGATGCGAGAATCACATGAAAACTTTTGAAACGCTAAATCCTGAATTCTTAAGAGTTTAAAGTATTTAATATGGCTGTCCTGATTTGggcaaactttataggatgactGTCTGTGGCCAGTAGATGGTACGTATTGTTTTAAAGATCATTAGTAGATGAAAAGTCTAGGTCTACAGTGACCGCTAGTCTGAAACCAGTTTCCGCTGAGAAAATAAGGACCGCCCAAAACCATAAAACTACTCAGCTCAGTAGATTATCCCTTATATGTTTTGGTTAAGTAAGTGAAAAGCTAAGGTGACATTAACTTCGAAAATGAAATCAGTTTCCACTAAACAATTAAAGAACACTTGTGACGGTTTCTTTTTCTACTTCGTAGGGAATATTCGCTTTCGTCAACAGATAACCTTTTATGTATTTGGGGTCAATTGGTTGAAAAGGCAATGTCACAGTGAGCTTGAAACTAAAATGTCCGAAGCATGGTTGGGCTTGCTAATTTCATAGAAATTATCATCTGTTGTCAgaagatgactcctattgttttcaGATTACTTCCTCAAAGgttaaaatttacaataatcttgagattgaaaacagtttctagTCAATTACTGGAGAAGGCATTTTTATGCCAAGTATAACGCattcaacatttcatttataaaagtATAACGTAATTTTAGGTATAATAGTGTACATTCAGTGCCCGAGTACGCGCAGTATGGGAGCCATTCTCTAGTGCTACCGTCActataaatttcaaataacacaagtatttttttatttgaaattttcatcaTATCAAGTGCATTAACCGTAAGATTCTacgaaatattcaaaataatttcagttattaaaaaaataaccacaaaacgATCAAATCCTAATACAAATGTTTCTTGTAGCAAAATTCCACTGTaaggggagatcactgcgtatGTGGTTCCTTTAGTAAGCAAATTCTTACTCTTCGGGTTAAAATTGATGTACAGttaatattaaacataaattagtATGTATTTAATTTGCATTTCCATGAAACAGGTGCGAGAATAGACCACGGACATCATGATGCACTAGCGAAGAAAGCTCTGCACGAAACACTGACATTTGAAGACGCCATAATGGATGCACTTAGAATGACTAACAAAGAAGAAACACTGGTAATAGTCACGGCAGATCATTCTCACGTGTTTGATATAGCGGGATATGCCTACAGGGGAACAGATATTTTTGGTTAGTAAAATATCATCTTTACAGAATTCTATTTGATCAGTATAAGAATTGTGTTCATCAATCTTTCTTAAACGTTTTTTTCTTGATTGCCCTCTAAATGTAAGGGTCAAACATCATTCTAAATGACTACAAAAAAAGATATTAGGAGCTTTTTTCTATTTCCAAAATGTGTTggtgattttaaaagttttaactcGACATAAAAAAATCGATTTTAATATGACATTTTGCATGGAACAAATTTACGTCCATTTTGGACCTCAAAGTCTTTCTATTTTGACTTTCCGTgtaaaactttcaggatatcaTTGTTAGTGGCAGCAACTCAGCTATTCcctataatattttgaaattgttctttaaaagttatattttgtccaGAACTGTTTATACTATATAGCGTCCCCACTACTGGGCTTAGTGACCATTACATAAGTAGAATAATGTATAACTTGAGTTCGTCCGGATATTGCAATATAAAGCCAAATTCTGGAAACGTAGTTAAGGTTTTGTCGGATAATACAATATGTTTTCACTaagttaaataacctaatatttataatatatatactgAATTGTTCAGAAAAAGTGGGAAATACTTGATACAAAAGTAAGCTTCTTTGAGATCATGTATTTTGTCTAATATCACAAATTGCGTCGACTGTCAACGTTCTGTGTTTTAggaaatatcaaacttctttttcaaaagtattttttcgaTAACTTTGTTTTggtttcactttcattttgcattgttttgaaatgtacatgttttgtaaaattttcaataCTGGGAGTACATGGAGAAATATATAAGGCACGGAATTAGTACAGGCATAATTTCAAGATATtcttgaaaaagaagtttgacaTCTTCCACTAAACAGAATGTGGACaaacaaagtacatgtgatataagagaaaATTTATTATTCCAAACAGTAACCTCTCTTGAAAGACACTTCTGCATACTCTTAACAGTTCAGTATACATTTATGAAAAACAACGGCCTATGAGccgtaaaacataaaacaaatattcaccTGAGGGGCAGTTTCAAAACACTTTGAACCTTAACGTGACACGAAAAAGTGTTATTTGAACAAATGCACTCTAATGCTTTTAAACGtttgaaaaatatgatttcttgAACACCACGAATCAAGATTTTCATGATGTAttttaattatgattttgaaaCGTCTGTCTGATTTTATCAGTATAATGTTCTTAAAAGTTCCTAGAAAACATTGACAGTAAAGAATGATGTACACCATTTCAAGAattcaataaaagaaaaatctCTTCCTCAGTTTTGGTCAATCGTTTACTATGTTCACATTTAAAGGTTTGGTTGAACCTGTTGATCCTACGGAAGAGACGTTAGATGATAAACCATACAGTGTTTTGTTTTACGGGAATGGACCCGCCTACTCCGAGCCTCGCGAAAATCTTACTGGAGTTGATATGCGTAAGTTAACACTACTTTTTAAGGTTGCAGATCTTAGTAACTTTGTATGGATTGTCAGCAACATTTGGTAACTTTCCTTTATTTATAGGATTTGCACGATTGGAAACACGgctgttttaatttgttttataatcCTTGGAACTGTTTAAAAATAATCGTGGACCAGGTCACTAGAATTAAAGCGTCCTGGAATAATcataaatgcaatttttaatTCGCTCATTTCTTCACCAATTTTGACAATATTAAGATAGAATATAGATTTTCATAACGTTAAAGGCCCCCAAtcgttttcccatagacttccattgtTACATTGTGTCGTGTACGGCGTCCCATAAAGCTAAACGTATACGTTATATCATTTTTTCaagaactaccttaaattcatcttaaaatcatgaataaaaacGTACGAATAGGAATACTTTTGAGTATTTTCCTCGTAAAAGAAGGAATCCACTGTTTACATCGTAGGCATGGTGggaatagttttttttattaatctgtttgctgtaattttgttaaaatgtagagTTAAAAAACTATAATTCAGTGAAAAAGATTGCCTTTTTGTAAAATCTCTTCTTGGGATTATTTATGTAACTGACCAAATATTTAATGCCTATACTATGAAGACCCGATTTCTTCACCagtgattattttttaaatgtatatagatcTACGTGTAAGATCTGTTTCAAGTTGGATATTTCATAAGGTCAGATACTTTAATGAGTATTTATGCGTTCTTTATTTAGCATATTTGCACTGCAACTTTACTGGACTATAACTATAAATGCATCACATACATACACTAAACCTGGCATGTTAACTCTTATCTGGATATTGAGTATGGTGTACTTGTTTGTCTGTGACCTTGAGTTTGAAGTTACAATTTAGAGCAGTGATTGACAGATGAACGAAATAAAGTCATAGTCTTGCTCTATACTAAGGCTGGATTTTATCAGAATAATACGTTACATTACAGACGACAAAGATTTTGCCTTTCCAAGCGGTGTTCCAGCACCTTGGGAAACGCATGGTGGCGAGGATGTAGCTATATATGCACAGGGACCAATGGCTCATTTAATTCACGGAGTTCAAGAGCAGAATTATATTGCCCACGTAATGGCTTATTCGGCATGTATTGGACCATATCAGGGAGACAATTGTGATATGGAAACAAGAAACGCAGAAACAAGTTCTGCAAATAGATTAGTTAACTCTTGTATGCTTCTCTTACTGTTGACAATATTCATACGAGCATGGatcatttagtttttatttctatttgttaattttaaaaagcGACTCGTCCGCACGTTTTGGGCAAATAATCGATAAAGTGCGGGTACTGTAAAAATGACGAGAAGTTTAAAATTATTGAcacatgctttttgcaagaaatccaaaaaaataaacataaattatattatattgtgCAGAAggcaatgcttttgaaataatggagaaaatcacCATTCTTCCTACGTTTTTACCAATTCCACTCACTATTTTCACCACtctttttaatttgtattatattatgttatatatacattctacgctaaacttggtggaaatgaatatCTCAAATTGTGGGCAGGTAGCTTTGACAGAATTACATCGTCAATGTTATGGTTTCCTCTGCTTATATTGGGCCATATGGAAGAGATGAATATAAACGGATACGAAGAAACCAGTTCTGCACAAAGTGCACATTCATACACATAGGAATGGTGTAATTCtgatttcattaatttcattCTTTTGCACTAGATGTTCGTTCATCTGTGGTTGTACCTTATGCTTTCTCTTATTACGTATATCAAGGTGTATATTATGGCCAGTTAATACCGCTTCTCATCAGACCAGGTGTGGTTGAAACATAAATAAATTCTATGTAGTATCATTAGATATAAACTAACACactttaacatattttgatttgtgtaatgttattaagatatttgatgtacattttaaTCAATAAATTTGTGTAATAGAAGAATGCTGTAAAAAAATCTCTGTTGTGTTATTTAACTCCAAAAagattaataaaacatttatcagCCTGGAATAATTtaatgttgaagttttatttaGCTATATATATCTTAGTTTTACACAAAGGTTAAATAGATACTGTTCGCATATAGTTTCAATTAGGTATTCATACACGGCCAGAAAAGGCTAGGACGGCGCCTTGTCAGTTTATACACAATAAATCTTAGTAGCTGGTTTTAACAATATGTTAATCCAATACCGAGAAgagacccaaaagagtaaaagtCCCTCCACCACCAGGTGTGATCTGTGTTTTCCTACACTACCACCACAGCAATATGGCTTTTAATGTAGTAAGAACTATTATCCTATTATGATGAAAATGAGATAAAATGTGTTCAGAGGTCAGATTTctaaattgtatttcaaaagGCAGCTGCAACTCACATGCAGACACCTTTGGTCAGGACCCCATATCACATCCCCTGCCAACTGTAAGCCAATAGTTTTAGCATCGTAACACGTAAAGAGCAAAGGTGACGATCCTATGCAATGTTTGcatgttttaaaaagatatttgtttttacaaCCAATGCTGTTTTAAACGTTTTAGATGCCGCCTTGTTCGGAGTTGGACGGGATGTGGGCGAGGGCACAAATATTTCaatgatacatatatatatactagtatatatttaatttaattgcaACTTTAAATTATATGCAACATAGTAGTAAGACGCTTCGTTGAATGTGCTCAGCTGTTTACGTAGTGTGACTTACGGCTATATTCATAGCCGTTACTCAAACTCACTCTtaactcaaacttgggtaagtatcactcaagtgggtctcgagtagaccttgcgggagtgtgagtggagttcgaatatcatattcataaattccaaaTTAAATTTAGGTTTATAtgtcaataacatcaaaggtatgcaaaagtgctgatcGTTATTTTTGTAGTCAGACGCTGTCATCTTATTGCGCGCTTGTCTGTATgtttgtccgttcgtccgtctatttgttttataatacgtccttccgtccgtccgtctgtcagtcagtcagtctaCCCATCTGCATTAGTAGAATGAAATATATACCTAACAATACAAGTTTTAATTTtcgctgaaattgaaatttattataacaactgaattaattgttggtgtttcccgaatgccagcccgcgtatttgttttacatttcaattactaaaaacatatagttttatataaataaatgttaccATTGTCATTTAAA of Mercenaria mercenaria strain notata unplaced genomic scaffold, MADL_Memer_1 contig_657, whole genome shotgun sequence contains these proteins:
- the LOC128554697 gene encoding alkaline phosphatase, tissue-nonspecific isozyme-like; translated protein: MDALRMTNKEETLVIVTADHSHVFDIAGYAYRGTDIFGLVEPVDPTEETLDDKPYSVLFYGNGPAYSEPRENLTGVDMHDKDFAFPSGVPAPWETHGGEDVAIYAQGPMAHLIHGVQEQNYIAHVMAYSACIGPYQGDNCDMETRNAETSSANRLVNSCMLLLLLTIFIRAWII